One genomic window of Gemmatimonadota bacterium includes the following:
- a CDS encoding Gfo/Idh/MocA family oxidoreductase has product MDVVRIGVIGLGNMGGFHVEYLTGNEVPDAELKAVCDVDPDQLARAKSLAGDDVSTYGSADELLKSAAIDAVIIATPHYDHPPLAVRAFGRGLHVLCEKPAGVYTRQVREMNAAAEKSGLVFGLMFNQRTLGEHRKLKELVSSGELGELRRTNYIITNWFRAQSYYDSGGWRATWSGEGGGVLANQCPHNLDLWQWICGMPVRIRAFCGFGKYHDIEVEDDVTAYAEYENGATGVFITTTGESPGTNRMEITGDNGKVVMEEGRITFWRNRTPADVFNREWKGGFGSPETWKCEIPFQAGGEEHRGITKDWVRAILEGTPLIAPGVEGIRGVELANAMLLSAWQDDWVDIPVDEALYFEKLQERIRSSTVRKKDTGGTTLSVEGTF; this is encoded by the coding sequence ATGGACGTCGTACGCATCGGTGTGATCGGCCTCGGGAACATGGGCGGGTTCCACGTCGAATACCTCACCGGGAACGAAGTGCCGGACGCGGAGCTGAAGGCCGTCTGCGATGTCGATCCGGATCAACTGGCGCGCGCGAAATCACTCGCCGGCGACGACGTCTCGACCTATGGAAGCGCGGATGAACTGCTGAAGTCTGCGGCGATCGACGCCGTGATCATCGCGACGCCCCACTACGACCATCCGCCGCTGGCGGTCAGGGCTTTCGGCCGGGGACTGCACGTGCTTTGCGAGAAACCGGCTGGCGTATACACGCGCCAGGTGCGGGAAATGAACGCGGCGGCCGAGAAGAGCGGCCTCGTCTTCGGTCTGATGTTCAACCAGCGGACGCTGGGCGAGCACCGGAAGCTCAAGGAACTCGTGTCATCGGGCGAACTGGGCGAGTTGCGCCGGACGAACTACATCATTACGAACTGGTTCCGCGCGCAGAGCTACTACGACTCGGGCGGCTGGCGCGCCACGTGGTCCGGCGAAGGCGGCGGTGTGCTCGCCAACCAGTGCCCCCACAACCTCGACCTCTGGCAGTGGATCTGCGGCATGCCGGTACGCATCCGGGCCTTCTGCGGCTTCGGCAAGTACCACGACATCGAGGTCGAAGACGACGTGACGGCCTACGCCGAGTACGAAAATGGCGCCACGGGGGTATTCATCACGACCACGGGCGAGTCGCCCGGAACCAACCGCATGGAAATCACGGGTGACAACGGAAAGGTGGTCATGGAGGAGGGCCGGATCACCTTCTGGCGCAATCGCACGCCGGCGGATGTTTTCAACCGCGAATGGAAGGGCGGTTTCGGCAGCCCGGAGACCTGGAAATGCGAAATCCCCTTCCAGGCCGGCGGCGAGGAGCACAGGGGCATCACGAAGGACTGGGTGCGCGCGATCCTGGAGGGCACGCCGCTCATCGCGCCGGGCGTTGAAGGCATCCGGGGCGTCGAACTGGCCAACGCCATGCTGCTTTCCGCCTGGCAGGACGACTGGGTCGATATCCCGGTGGACGAGGCGCTCTACTTCGAGAAGCTGCAGGAGCGGATCCGGTCGTCCACGGTGCGCAAG
- a CDS encoding phytanoyl-CoA dioxygenase family protein, which translates to MITDEQIAEFRQNGFLNGGRVLDDAGVQELRDELQRVLDTGPEGFPEDGPRPVLFHNMVRDREPDRCVWQIVNIWEVSDAYHRLIHHPFIVDAISRLTEADELMVWHDQIQYKPAGYGGVTSWHQDAPLWPIIRPMTPVSAWVALDDATVENGCMWMTPGSHRWGDQIEFLRTQAHLQQVEDFGRIEGFAPPGGNGAEKVAPRPWPVKAGEVSFHHSLTWHGSPFNRSDQPRRAIAMHYMTGESRFVASGQHVMKAFVDLPDGAPMNQAGEHFPFVMRNGKPAALAG; encoded by the coding sequence ATGATCACCGATGAACAAATAGCCGAATTCCGCCAGAACGGTTTTCTGAATGGAGGCCGCGTGCTCGACGACGCCGGCGTCCAGGAACTACGCGACGAGTTGCAGCGCGTGCTCGACACCGGTCCGGAAGGCTTTCCCGAGGACGGACCGAGGCCGGTGCTGTTCCACAACATGGTCCGCGATCGGGAACCGGATCGCTGCGTCTGGCAGATCGTGAACATCTGGGAAGTATCGGACGCCTACCACAGGCTGATTCACCATCCTTTCATCGTGGATGCCATCAGCCGGCTCACGGAGGCGGACGAACTGATGGTCTGGCATGACCAGATCCAGTACAAGCCGGCGGGCTACGGCGGCGTAACCAGCTGGCACCAGGATGCACCGCTGTGGCCCATCATACGGCCCATGACGCCGGTATCCGCATGGGTCGCCCTCGACGACGCGACGGTGGAAAACGGGTGCATGTGGATGACGCCGGGCAGCCACCGGTGGGGCGATCAGATCGAGTTCCTGCGGACGCAGGCCCACCTGCAGCAGGTCGAGGACTTCGGGCGGATCGAAGGATTCGCGCCCCCGGGCGGCAACGGCGCGGAAAAGGTAGCACCCCGCCCCTGGCCGGTAAAGGCCGGTGAGGTTTCGTTCCACCACTCGCTGACCTGGCATGGCTCACCTTTCAACCGGTCCGATCAGCCCCGACGCGCCATCGCCATGCATTACATGACGGGCGAGTCCCGCTTCGTCGCTTCCGGTCAGCACGTCATGAAGGCCTTCGTCGACCTGCCGGATGGGGCGCCCATGAACCAGGCGGGCGAACATTTCCCCTTTGTGATGCGTAACGGAAAGCCTGCCGCCCTGGCCGGGTAA